From a single Rutidosis leptorrhynchoides isolate AG116_Rl617_1_P2 chromosome 5, CSIRO_AGI_Rlap_v1, whole genome shotgun sequence genomic region:
- the LOC139848613 gene encoding formin-like protein 21b, which yields MEQLKYFLELMNVPRMETKLNCYWFKIHFNTQLAEFKKSLNIINSACDEVRNSTKLREIVKKILHLGNILNQGTGRGPVVGFKLDSLLNLNDTQSSTRRITLMHYLCKVIDQKQPSLFF from the exons TATTTCCTAGAGCTCATGAATGTCCCACGCATGGAGACAAAATTAAATTGTTATTGGTTCAAAATTCATTTTAATACTCAG CTTGCAGAGTTTAAGAAGAGTCTAAACATCATAAACTCTGCTTGTGACGAG GTTCGAAATTCAACAAAATTAAGGGAAATTGTGAAGAAAATTTTACATTTGGGGAATATATTAAATCAAGGAACTGGGAGAG GTCCCGTTGTTGGTTTCAAGTTAGATAGTCTTTTAAACCTGAACGATACACAATCTTCAACTAGAAGGATAACTTTAATGCATTATCTATGCAAG GTTATTGATCAAAAGCAACCTAGTCTTTTTTTTTAG